The Naumovozyma dairenensis CBS 421 chromosome 1, complete genome genome includes a region encoding these proteins:
- the UBP14 gene encoding ubiquitin-specific protease UBP14 (similar to Saccharomyces cerevisiae UBP14 (YBR058C); ancestral locus Anc_3.270) — MSFEEIFKSLSVPTVIAKDECIYCFESLYNNNPEKETRHSLNICLSCFQAVCKKHTGLHHKVTEQNCEFSHKHYLNLAKISREENDSKNSITGPSQEKNKKIKLQIVDKSEDELYDTNWSTVEVKVLGDGSLSQDTINKGTFRDGKLSPIEGDNINEKIPQIINAKSKVLVDEKQAWELQMKSCQHTHNLEATASTISIPESSLNLEKCHDCDLPSNLWLCLHCGNVGCGRNQVGIDGHSHALAHFNTNKEHSLAIKLGSLSTLSNDLYCYSCDDEVKFGTPEFLSNYLSKNFKININSNAFGNEKSLIELQIEQNMNWDFKMVDAQGRSLLRLSPSKGLGCGLINLGNSCYLNSVMQCLLNGGVPNWSDKLGNIIGHDFPKDVIYPTGNLRCQMIKLLNAFKLNPEDYEEGIRPRSFKECVGKHNAEFKTNNQQDSMEFLTFVTEELEKGLFPKIQDASINPNNLLKFIMEDKLQCVECKNVKYTYQPNECIQLPLKEGNDLVGTTTQNLMELITDYFQGEEIEFSCPTCKRMTKAVKKQSFKTFPNTLIINPLRIKLDKWVPVKTSDSLVIPDLDDANCEFLDIANFQSKGFDAEIEILFPETDQGTQFVPDENSMAQLQEMGFTPNAIKRSLYETGNKDTEVAMNWLFQHIDDPDLNSEFVAPSTSKSKTAEVDQSSLQTMLAMGLDAKLSRKALTIYSGDVAASTEWVFNNLDDDGELESVHEEVEERTEGGSEPGNLDNKPYKLTAVICHKGTSVHSGHYVAFIRKLIDNERKWVLYNDEKIVISENMDEIKRNGYIYIYSRDNL, encoded by the coding sequence ATGtcctttgaagaaattttcaaatcgTTAAGTGTTCCAACAGTAATTGCAAAAGATGAATGTATCTATTGTTTTGAATCGTTATATAACAATAATCCAGAGAAGGAGACCCGTCACAGTTTGAATATATGCCTATCTTGTTTCCAAGCTGTTTGCAAAAAGCACACTGGTTTGCATCATAAAGTTACTGAACAAAATTGTGAGTTCTCTCATAAACACTACTTGAATTTGGCAAAAATTTCTAGGGAAGAAAATGACAGTAAAAATAGCATTACAGGTCCATCCCAAGAGAAGAATAAGAAGATAAAATTACAGATTGTTGATAAAAGTGAGGATGAATTATACGATACTAATTGGTCCACCGTGGAAGTTAAGGTTTTAGGCGACGGGTCATTATCCCAAGATACCATCAATAAAGGTACATTTAGAGACGGCAAATTATCACCGATTGAAGGAgataatatcaatgaaaaaatacCTCAGATCATTAATGCGAAATCAAAAGTTCTAGTTGATGAAAAGCAGGCATGGGAATTGCAAATGAAGTCTTGCCAACACACACACAATTTAGAGGCGACTGCATCGACCATTTCGATTCCTGaatcttcattaaatttggaaaagTGTCATGACTGTGATTTGCCTTCCAATTTATGGCTATGTTTACATTGTGGTAATGTGGGGTGCGGTAGAAACCAAGTTGGTATTGATGGACATTCTCATGCGTTAGCCCATTTCAACACCAATAAAGAACATTCGTTAGCTATAAAATTAGGTTCTTTGTCCACTTTATCCAATGATTTATATTGCTATTCGTGTGACGACGAAGTAAAGTTTGGAACTCCAGAGTTCCTATCCAATTATTTGAGTAAAAactttaaaattaatataaatagTAATGCGTTTGgtaatgaaaaatctttaattgaGCTGCAGATTGAACAAAATATGAATTGGGATTTCAAAATGGTAGACGCACAGGGCAGAAGCCTCTTAAGATTGTCCCCAAGTAAAGGTTTAGGTTGTGGGTTGATTAATTTAGGAAATTCCTGTTATTTGAATTCAGTTATGCAATGCTTATTGAATGGCGGTGTTCCAAATTGGTCAGACAAACTGGGTAATATCATTGGGCATGATTTCCCGAAGGATGTTATCTATCCAACAGGAAACTTGAGATGTCAAATGATTAAACTTTTGAATGCCTTCAAGTTGAATCCTGAAGACTACGAGGAAGGTATAAGACCAAGATCATTTAAAGAATGTGTCGGGAAGCATAATGCAGAatttaaaacaaataatcAGCAAGATTCTATGGAATTTTTAACATTTGTTACTGAGGAACTAGAGAAAGGCCTCTTTCCTAAGATTCAAGACGCTAGTATAAATCCcaataatttattgaaatttatcatGGAGGATAAATTACAATGTGTTGAATGTAAAAACGTTAAATACACATATCAACCGAACGAATGCATTCAATTACCATTGAAAGAAGGTAACGATCTCGTAGGTACTACCACTCAAAATTTGATGGAATTGATTACTGATTATTTCCAAGGCGAAGAGATTGAATTCAGTTGTCCCACATGTAAGAGGATGACTAAGGCAGTTAAAAAGCAAAGTTTCAAGACGTTCCCAAATACTCTTATCATAAACCCATTGAGAATTAAATTAGACAAATGGGTACCAGTTAAAACGTCAGACAGTTTAGTCATCCCTGATTTAGATGACGCAAATTGTGAGTTCTTAGATATAGCTAACTTCCAATCTAAGGGATTTGATGCAGAAATAGAGATATTATTCCCTGAAACGGATCAAGGAACACAGTTTGTCCCAGACGAGAATTCAATGGCCCAATTACAGGAAATGGGTTTCACTCCGAACGCTATCAAAAGATCATTGTACGAAACCGGGAATAAAGACACAGAAGTAGCAATGAATTGGTTATTTCAGCACATTGATGATCCGGATCTTAATTCTGAATTTGTTGCCCCATCAACATCAAAATCTAAAACTGCAGAAGTTGATCAAAGTTCGTTACAGACGATGTTAGCTATGGGACTTGATGCgaaattatcaagaaaGGCATTAACTATCTATTCTGGAGATGTTGCAGCTAGTACTGAATGggttttcaataatttagatgatgatggtgaatTAGAGAGTGTTCATGAAGAGGTCGAAGAAAGAACTGAAGGTGGCTCCGAACCAGGAAATCTCGACAACAAACCTTACAAGCTTACTGCCGTTATTTGCCATAAAGGTACTTCAGTACATTCAGGGCATTATGTTGCTTTCATAAGAAAACtaattgataatgaaagGAAGTGGGTCCTTTACAATGATGAGAAAATTGTCATAAGTGAAAATATGGACGAAATTAAAAGGAATGGGTACATTTACATTTATTCTAGAGATAACTTGTAG
- the TSC3 gene encoding Tsc3p (similar to Saccharomyces cerevisiae TSC3 (YBR058C-A); ancestral locus Anc_3.272), protein MSETVSSSTCTMTYVPTNKEIKEKRRGVNGKASITEKIEEIVEKLYWMYYIHLPYYLMTSFDSFCLHVFFLTIFSLSVFGVIKYCFL, encoded by the coding sequence ATGAGCGAAACGGTATCTAGTTCGACATGTACAATGACCTATGTTCCTACGAACAAAGAGATAAAGGAGAAAAGACGAGGTGTAAATGGCAAAGCTTCTATTACCGAAAagattgaagaaattgtaGAGAAGCTCTATTGGATGTACTATATTCACCTACCATATTACTTGATGACATCGTTTGACTCATTTTGTTTGCatgttttttttctaaCGATATTTAGTTTAAGTGTTTTTGGAGTTATTAAATACTGCTTTCTTTGA